TGCTGAAGGCAGCCCCTCTATATAATTTATAATTACATACATTGAGCATAAAAGACACCGTTATTTTTTAACGGTGTTTTTTTTATAGTCCGTGTAACGTCAGTGGCAGACAATTTCGTAGTTAGTGTGACTAATTCTCTAAAACTGATATCTCCGGAGAGCAGGTAAACGCCTACTTATTAGGGTGGTTTCCTTTACCTCCATTTTATCAGTTCCCGCTGCAGGATAACGTGAAAGCGGCATTATAAGCACAAATATCAGAATTTAAACCAATGTTTTTCTTAATGCTCTCGTAAACATGTTCCTGTTAAAAAAATAGAATTTTTCTGCTTTATTTTATTCGACATTTTTCAAATGATTAAGCCCTTCTATGTACCAAAAAGTATTACAACGTCAAAAATAGGAACACTAAAATTAATAATATTAAATTCTGGAGCTAATATGAAAAAAACGGAAAAAGGACTTAGCGCACTACAGCTTGCAATGATGGCACTTGGAACAGTAATAGGTGGTTCATTCTTCCTCGGCTCATCTGTGGCCATTCACGCCGCAGGACCATCAATTTTATTAGGGTTTATTTACGGAGGAATGCTTGTCTATTTTATACTCTATGCTTTATCTGAAATGACTGTTGCTAATCCTGATTCAGGATCTTTCAGGACATTTGCTGCCGACGCATTCGGGCCTGGCGCTGGGTTTGTTGTAGGCTGGGTATATTGGACTGGAATGATTCTTGCAATGTCAAGCGAGGCTACAGCAGTTTCGATACTAGTTAGGGTATGGGCTCCTACAATCCCTATCGCCATTCTCGGCAGTGCTATAATCAGTGGAGTGACTCTTTTGAACCTTTTAGGTGCAAATAGATTAAGCAAACTCGAAAGCGGACTTGCCGCAGTTAAGCTAGCCGCTATTGTCTCATTTATAATTATCGCGCTTTTACTTATAGTAGGCGCTTTCCCGGGAAACAAAGCCATCGGCGCCGGCGAACTTGCAAACGAAAATTTTATGCCCGGCGGCATAACAGGGCTTGCCGGCAGCATGCTGATCGTTATGTTCAGCTATGCCGGATTTGAAATAATTGGCCTTGCGTCATCTGAGGCCGAAAACCCCAAAACTTCGATTCCTAAAGCTATAAGATATACGGTAATAAGCCTTGTCGCACTTTATATCATCTCCGTAGGAATACTGCTTCCTCTTATCCCAACCGTTGATATAAACGAAAACACAAGCCCGATAGTAGCGGCTCTTAATAGGCACGGGATAGACTGGGCAGGTAATGCGCTAAATATTGTCCTTATAACAGCAATTCTTTCAACCATGCTTGCTGCAATGTTTGGACTTGGCAGAATGATGCGTTCACTTGCCGATGAGGGTCATGCCCCCGAATGGCTGAAGAATAAAACCGATGTTCCTTATCGCGGAATCTTAGCATCAGGGGTAGCTATGCTTATTGCGTTAGGGTTTGGATTATTGTTTCCTCGCGTATACCTTTTTTTAATCAGTTCAGGCGGATTTGCCATCTTATTTTCGTATGCGGTAATTATGGCAACCCATATTAAGTTTAGAAAAAAGAATGGTTGCCCTGACGGTAAGTGTCAGATGTGGGGCTTTCCGTATACTTCGGTATTTGTATTGCTATCTCTGATTGCGGCAATCATTAGTATGCCGTTTGTCAAGGGACAAGCTTCCGGGCTCATTGCAGGGAGTATTATTGTAGTATTTTATACATTAAGTTATGCTATATTGCGAGTTTTCAAGCAAACCCGGACGATTAATAAAAAAGTTTTATATAAAAGAGCGCCGCGTTTTCAAACAGAACAATCAAAGGAGATTGCTGATAAAGATAACAATGATAATGACCAATGATAGTCATATATTTAAACAGCCGGTGCGTTGCACCGGCTGTTTCATTATTATTTCTTAAGTATATTATCCAGATGGGGATCTTCTATCATTTTTCCGTTAAGGGTCACATATATGCCCTCCCCAGCATGAGTTTCCTTCAATCTTATTGTATTTACCTTTATAAACGGATCCATTTTCAGCTGCTTTATAGTTTCAGAAAGCTGATCATAGAGCTCCTTAGCACCCTTGCTTTTACAGGAGTCGCACATACATACCGTATATTCTTGTGTTACAAAAGCTGAATCCGCTTTCTTGCGAACGGAAACCATTGCACAGGCATTATCACCCCTGCGTGGTGTGTAATGTGTATGCAGAAGCTTGTGTGCCAAATGAGAATTTGCTTCACCGTAAAACTCTTCATATAACCGCAGAATATCAGGGTTTTCCTGTGACTTACGGTATTTTGAAATTTTATCGATGTTGACGAGCGTCTGCTGTCGTTTTTCAAGAGCATCGATTTTTTCCGGAACCGGATGTCCGGCGCCGCATATGCAGCCGCCGGGGCATGCCATAACCTCAATCAAATCATAGCCAACATCAACGCCCTGGATTATTTTTTCAACGATAGGCTCGGCATTATGTAGCCCGCTGATTACAGCAACGCGGACTTTTGTGCCGTTAGCGTCAACTGTTGCCTCTTTAACCCCTTCGAACCCGCGTATCTCTTCAAAATCGAGATGATCGGTAAGCGCTTTTCCAGTCAGCTTTTCGACTGCCATTCTAAGCGCCGCTTCAGCAACGCCGCCGGAAGCTCCAAACAGGATACCGGCTCCTGTGACCTGGCGATAAGGATCGTCAAACTCCTGCGGAACGATATCATTTGTATCAATATTTGCGAGGTTAACCATTTCGATCATTTCACTGGTCGTGAGTACTGCATCAACATCGCGGATACCTTCTGGGGCAAATTCAGGACGTGCAGCCTCATGCTTCTTTGCAAGGCACGGAACGATTGAAACAACATAAAGATTCTCTTTGTCAATTCCTGAAATCTTTGAAAAATGGTTCTTAACAGTTGCGCCCATCATCATCTGCGGTGATTTGCAGCTGGAGAGATGAGGGATAATCTCAGGGTATCTCTTTTCAACGAAGTTGACCCAGCCTGGACAGCATGATGTAAACTGCGGCATGACTCCATTTTTTTCGACTCTTGTGAGAAATTCCGTCGTCTCCTCAACGATCGTAAGGTCAGCGGCAAAGGTAAAATCGAATACCTTATCAAATTTCATTTTCTTTAGGAGCCCGGCCATAAATCCGGAGGCTTTTTCAAACGGAACACCATACTGTTTTGTTATAAGGCTTCTTACTGCAGGAGCAACGAAAGCGACAACTGTTTTATTCGGATCATTTATCGCTCTGAATACTCTTCCTCTTTCACGGCGGTAATCGAGTGCTCCACACGGGCATGCGTTGACACACTGTCCACAGCTTACACAGTCAGTTTCCTGAAGCGGAAGTCCGCTCTTTGTTCCAACGATCTGGCGCCCGTTTTTCATATAGAATGAAAGCACGTCAGGCCCTTCTATTTCTGCGCAAGCGGCAATACACCTTCCGCACGAAATACATTTATTATGGTTTCTGACTATGAACGGATGATCGTCGACAATCGGAATGAATGGACGTTCATATGCGGGATCTTTATATTCGATGCCGTGTGCTGTGGCCTCTTTTCTTAAATCACATGAGAATCTTTCGGTACAGCCGCATCTTAGGCACCTGTTCGCTTCCTCTCTTGCTGTTTTCTCAATCAAACCAAGCTCAACTTCATTAAAATTATGATTTCTCTCTTCGATTGAAATGGAAGGCATTTTCGAACGCGGAATTTTAGGCTTTTCTTCAAATTCCCACTGTGGAAGATCCTCCATAGAACCGCGGCTGCAACTGTAATCTGTGTTTTGCTCCTTGACATAACCCTTTGTTAAGTAGCAGTCCATAGCTTCAGCGGCATGGCGGCCGGCGGCGACTGCCTGAATAACAGTTGCCGGGCCTGTAACGCAGTCGCCGCCAGCAAAAATATTGCTTTCAGAAGTCTGCTGTGTTTTGCCGCTAATATCAATATTGCCCCACTTATTAAGTTTAACAGGTAAATCGTTATATAAGAACTGTGTATTTGTGCTTTGTCCGATAGCACCGATAATAGTATCAGCTTCTATTTCAACATCACTGCCTTCAATAGGTACAGGACGGCGGCGGCCAGAGCGGTCAGGTTCGCCAAGCATCATCTTTATGCAGTGCAGTTTCTTTCTGCCGTTTTCTGACTCTATCTTTGTGGGCGCCATTAAAAAGAGCATTTCAACGCCCTCTTTTAATGCTTCCTCAACCTCGTAAGGTTCCGCGGGCATCTGCTCTTGAGTTCTGCGGTAAATAAGCTTTACTGACTTTGCGCCTCTTCTAAGCGCAGTCCGCGTACAGTCTATAGCAGTGTTGCCGCCGCCGATGACAATAACATTACCGTCTGGCTTAGGATTAGATCCGTTTATTTCCTGTTCAAGATACTGTATGCCAAGCCATACGCCGTCAAGGTTTTCACCTTCAATATGCATAGGAGTTGCCTGCCATGACCCGATAGCAAGGTAAACCGCGTCAAAATCTTTATGTAAATCTTCTAGATGCAGATGAGTGCCTAGTGCCTTCCCAGTCATTATTTTGACACCCAGTTTTTTCATTGTGTCGATCTCTTTATCAAGTGTCGCTTTTGGCAGTCTGTATTCCGGGATACCGTATCTCATCATTCCGCCTGCATGGCTCTGGCGTTCAAATACTGTAACGTCATGCCCTTTGATAGCACTATAATATGCCGCAGAAAGACCAGACGGGCCGGCACCTATTATTGCTATTTTCTTTCCCGTGTCAACGCTCTTGCTTGGCATCCAGGGATTTTCTCTGGACATATCCCAGTCAGCCGCGAAACGTTTAACATAATTGATCGCAACAGGCGAATCGACTAAATTTCTGCGGCACTGTGCCTCACACGGATGAGGACATACACGTCCGCAGACTAACGGAAAGGGATTGTTTTCCTTGATTGTACGGATTGCAGCTTCGAAATTACCGTTGCCGACATGGCGGAGGTAGGACTGAATATCCACATTAGCCGGGCATGTCATAACGCATGGAGCCACGCAGTCTGCATTATGATCTGAAAGAAGCTGCTCAAGTCTGATTTTACGATAATTCACAAGTCTTTCACTGTTTGTGTCGATTATCATGCCCTCTTTGATAGGCGTCTGACACGCCTTGACGTCCTGCTCTCCATTTTCTCCAAGTGCAACTACGCAAAGTCCGCAGTTCCCATTAGATCTCTCAAGCCGAATGTCATAACACAGATGAGGTATATGTATATCCTCTTGAAGCAGTGCCTGCAATATTGTGAGGTTATCATATACTTCAATTTCACGCCCATTAACCGTCACTTTAATACGTTTATGTTCTTCTAAAGTCTTCATTTTTCCCTCTCAGTAAAGATATATATTTTTAACCATTCTAACTGTTTATTATACCAAAGAGTATAAATTTTGTCTTTATCTTTTTATAATTTTATTCGATAAAATATAGAGATTTTTTTGCCAATTTCCTCCCACAGCACTGTTGTCTCAAGGCTTTCACATACATATCGCAGCGGCAAGTATGTTTATTGTATCAATATAAAATGGTTAAGATGAAACTGTAATATCCCTTCATTTTGAAGTTTACACAGTTCACTGGACAGGGCGCTGCGGTCAACGCATAAATAATCCGCAAGCTGCTGCCTGTTATAAGGGATATCAAATTCATTTTTGCCCTGTTTATATGATTCATCTGAAAGATACGAAAGCAGTTTTTCTCTTGTAGTCCTTTTTGATATATGTTCTATTTTCTGGTTAAGCAATATATTTTTAGAGGCTAATATCATCAGCATATTCTCAATCAACTTAGTATGGAATATACACGCGTTTGAGCATGTAGAAATAATACGTCTGAAGTCTATCCACAACACTTCACAGTCAGCAGAACAAATAACAGACACCGGAAGGTCTGGCGTTTGAACGCATGCAAAAGTTTCCGCAAACAGGCTTCCTGCAGGTATCTCAGCTAAAATATTGCGGTTTCCCATAAAATCTTCTTTTATGACCTGAACATTCCCTGACAGCACTATTCCTACCGATGAAACAGATTGACCTTCCATTAAAATAATATCCTTCTTCTTATAGGCGGCTTTTTTGGCGTTAAGGCATCGAATAACCACGTCAAGGTCAGCGAAATCAATCCCCCTAAACAATGATACTCTGCTTAGTCTAGTTTTATCATCTTTCATTTTTATTCTTTCTGTTGTAAATACAACCGCTTTTTTACCTTTAATATAATACAATATATTTACAAAAACAAGATAACAATAGGAATTGGAGTGATAAAAATGTTAAGAAAAGTCATTAAAATAGATGAAGAAAGGTGCAATGGTTGTGGGTTATGCGCTAATGCATGCCATGAAGGAGCAATTGCTGTAATAAACGGGAAAGCAAAACTTATGCGCGACGATTATTGCGATGGGCTTGGGAATTGTCTTCCGGTATGTCCTACAGGAGCTATTTCATTTGAAGAGCGAGAGGCATTGCCATTTAATGAAAAGGCTGTTGCGGCTCGGTTGAACGTAAATAAAGGCGGTTGCCCAGGCAGTATGGCTAAAGCCTTAAACCGTCAGAATATTCCCGAAATAATTGAAGAAAAAAATGCCCCGGAAAGCAGACTTATGCAATGGCCTATCCAAATTAAACTTGTGCCGGTCAACGCACCTTACTTTGACGGAGCCAATCTTCTTGTTGCCGCTGACTGCACGGCGTTTTCCTACGGAAACTTTCATGAAAAGTTCATAAAAAACCACATCACATTAATAGGCTGCCCAAAACTTGACCAAGGTGATTATGCAGAAAAGCTGACCGAAATCATAAAAAACAATAATATAAAAAGCATTAAAGTTGTAAGGATGGAAGTGCCCTGCTGCGGCGGAATCGAAAATGCTGTTAAGCAGGCAATTATTAATAGCGGCAAAATGATCCCTTGGCAGGTGATTGTCATTTCTATAGAAGGAAAAATTATAGAAGAATAAATATTTTAAAACATAAAAAGCACCCCGAATGGGTGCTTTTTATGTTAGAGAGAGTTAGAGATTTATAGGATTTAAGAAGCATGCTTAGTAAAATAATTGTACAGCATTTGCGCTGTTTCTGCTCTTGTAGCGGTACCTGTCGGGTTTATTTTTCCTTCAGTTCCATTTATATAGCCGTTTGCCGCAAGAAGCAGAATGTCGTCTTTGGCGTAATCAGCTATACTGTCAGAATCACTGAACGTTACCTTAGATATGTCCGCTTTTTCGTCTAACAGATTGAACGCTCTTAGTGTCCTTGCGAACAGAACGAACATATCCTGTCTTGTTACATTAGTCTTAGGATTAAATGCTCCATCAGACCCAGTTGCAATACCTAAGTCTTTAGCTGCTGCAACCGCGCCTGCGTAATATGCATTTGGATCAACATCGTTGAACGTTCCGGTGCCAGACTTGTCACCGGCAAAAGACCTCATCAGCATAAGCGTAAAGTCTCCGCGATTTACTGTCGCATCAGGCTTGAATGTTCCATCCTCATAGCCCTTAATGATACCCTTATCCGCAATATATTTTATAGCTTCACTTGCCCAGTGATTTGAAGTATCGGAGAAATCAGGTGTAGAAGCATTGCCTTCGGTAGGCGCAGTCGTTCCGCTATCTCCTGTAGTACCTCCGGATGTATCTGTGCCGCCTGAAGACCCACTTGATCCATCCGCACCCCCCGATGTGCCTCCGCTGGCACCCGAGCTGCCGTTATCAGTATCAATATTTAAGTCGCCTGACCCAACTGAAAATGTGTACGTTGCAACCGTTTTATCAGAATCATTAAGAACTTCAACAACTGCAGTTGCTCCGGTTTTATTAAGGTTTAGCGTCGGGAACGTATTTCCTGAGCCTGCGTCTATAAATCCGCCGCTGCAGACCTTAACTCCGTTTATTTTTAAGTTTAATGTTGGACATTTGGTTTCAGGAATGCATGTTACACTTTTAACGCCCTCAGGAACCGAAACGCGATAGCTTGTATTCTTATCACTTAAATTCACATTTGTTTCTCCGCCGGCGTATACAAGTTTAACCGAACTCAGTGAATAATCGTTGCTGTAATTCGGAACCTGACCCTCGACGACAACTCCCGGTGTCGGAACAGCCCGATTGCTTAGTTTGATACTTGTATCTATTCCTGTTGAATTATAAGTATATGTAATACCCTTATTTTCAACAACATCCAAGTTAAGGCTCTCGTCAACATTATACTTTATGCAGGTTATAGGCGTTGGACTATCTGTATCATCATTAAGGTTTACAGACAATATTCTTGATCCTGACTGATCCAGTGGAGACTTAACAAACTGGTAAATGGTATCGAAATTGGTTCCGTAGTATTTGTTGAAATCCGCTACAGTAAGCGAGTTATTCGCCCCGGCTGTAATCCCGTCTTTAATCCATAGAACCATTGCCTGACGAGGCCCGATCATTAAATCTTCACTTATTGAGTACTTATCTAAATACTTTGCCGTATTATATGCTGCAGTCTGACCCGCTTTTACGAAGGTGGAGATTGCAAGCCCCTTTAGATTTCGAGCAACATTATCATTATTGTATACTTCGATATAATTGAATGGGCGGGAATATACGACACCGCCTTTCACGTAATCCGAACTGTCAGCTACAATCTCCGTTATATAAATTGGCGAAGGCGTGATATATTTGACATCTCTGATCAGTTTTCCATTCACCACACCGCTTAGCAGTACAAAAATTCGTCTGCTGTCAAGGCTTCGCGGCATATTAACTCCAACGGTCGCTGTTTCGCCTGCTCCAAGTGAGGATAGGCTGCGAACTGCAAGGGGCTGCAAACCGTTAAGCCCATTTATTATATCGCTGCTGAGTGTAAAGCCATCAACTGTTCCCAAATAGTATGATAAAGTTAAATTTGTCGCATTATCATCCGAAGTATTTTTGACTATGGTTTTAACCGCGTCAGGGTTAGCTGTATCGCTTGACAATCCAAGATCGAGCGAATCAATGTTGATCCCACGTTCTTTTTCGACCCAGACAGGCGCTGTTATACTTGTAATAGTCGACGCTCCAACTGTCCTCGTATGCTTAATATAGCAATACTTATAATCCGCTGGAAGCTGATACTGCATATGTATAACTCCGTTTACCGCATCCGCTGCGGTGTAAGTTTTCTGGAATACCGTTACCTGCGCATCTGTAACTATGCTAACAGTGCCAGCTGGGATATTGTTGATATCTTTGCCGTAAATTTTCAAATCAATATCCAGCTTATCCGGATCTTTGAGGATACTTCCCATCCATTTTCCGTTAACTTTATACTCCATTATTATATTGTCGTCACCGGCAGCATAGGTTCTGTTTTTCCTGAACGCTTCAATTATATTGTCCCGCGTAAGTGCGGGTGCCATAGCAACTCCGGATGACGGATCAGCCGACCCCCAGAACATCTGATGATTATCCTCGTTAACGACTGGGGATACATGCCAACCTTTAAACAATGCGCGGTTGTACTCATCATCATTGCTTACATTGGCATTGAATTCTATAAGTGCAAATTTATCATCAGCTTGTGTTGAATAATATCCAAAGTCATTGAAGTCGCCCCAGTTGTTTCCGTCATAATTGCCGGGATGGTTAAACTGCATGACCGCATTTGGATCTGCAATTCCGAAATCGTAATACTGACGTGCAGGTATCGAAGGATCAGATTTAAGCCAATCCACATTAAGCATATTAAAGTGACCAAACCAGCCAGTATTCATATAATAAGTAGTTTCCCATCCGTTGAACACGATAAATCCGCCAGGGCCGTTTTGATTATACTTTTTAGTTCTCTTAAGCTGATTCTTATACACATCAGTGGTAAGCATATCATTATGATCCGTAACTGAGAAATAATCGAGCTTGCTATGATATCTAGCCCACTCATATGCCTGTTCCACGGTTCCTGTTCCGTCCGATTCCTGGGTATGACTGTGAACTTCTCCACGATAATGATTTAATTTTGAATCGTCTCCGATTGAAAATTCAGTTACCTGAGTTAAAACATTTTTATTTTCAGACAAGTCTGCCGCTACAAGTTTCAGAGTATGCCGGCCATCCGCAATTGCAACTCCCGGTGTGTAAGCAACGTTAAATCCGCGGTCTTGCTCTAAAATTACTGTATCCTTAGTCTCATCAATATCATCCATATACAAGTGGATACTTGCCTTGTTTATACCTGAATTATCCTCAATATATGCTTTCACTACAGGGATCTTTGAGTCCTCGTAAAAGTAGTAGTTTTCAGGCTTAAAACTTCCAACCTGCGGAGGGGCTACATCTTTATACGTTATAGTGAATGGATCACCGCTCTGACTTTTGAGAACTGCCTCATGAAGCCCGTCAGTTGCTGCAAAATAGTATTCAAGTTTATTAGTATATTGCAGATAATCATAGCTTACCGTAAATTGGAACAAGTTATCTTTTCCTGCAACCGGTGTCAGATCACCGGTCTGCCATCCTTCAGTACCATACGTTCTGTAGTAGATAGACTTATGGATTATCTCAGCTTCATCAAATATCTGAACAGTAAGTGTTATTTCCTGAGGAGCAGCTCCGTCGCTTACCGGTTTCTGATGAATAATATATGGTGCATACTTATCGTTATAATTTACTGCTTTCTGCCGCCAATCTATTTTGCCGGGGGTAGCCACAGCACCATGTTCGAGTTTGTGTAAATTAATCGTACCATCTATAGGTGCCCCATAAGTGACAGACAAACCGTTAAGGGAGTCGCTGTACCCAGCCGAAAGCTCATCATTATAAGTAGCTACACATATATAAGGTCCAACGTTGGGATTACTTTTATAATTCAGCATTACTTTTCTTACCAGTGTGTTTGGCAGCGGACACCTGTTAGAATCTACTGATGTATCAGCCGGTAGCTCTATAACCTTAGTATTGCTTTCTGATAAGTTGATTCGGCTGTCTTCACGGAAGGAATCGAGCGTCATCCCTGTTTTACGTGCATCAGAAGTAAATAAATGAACTACAACCACTTCACCCGGGTTAATAATATACTTTCCTCCGCTGAACCCGTATGAATCCATCATCATATCAAAATTAACAAAACGATAATCATTTGGTGCTGTTTGCGGATATGGCTGGAAGTTGATCTTATAATTCATCAGGTCAAGTTCTTTATTGCTTGTGTTATAAATCTCTATGAATTCAACATCATCGTTGCCATCCGGGTTCGGCTGCATTTCGGTT
Above is a genomic segment from Bacillota bacterium containing:
- a CDS encoding NAD(P)-binding protein yields the protein MKTLEEHKRIKVTVNGREIEVYDNLTILQALLQEDIHIPHLCYDIRLERSNGNCGLCVVALGENGEQDVKACQTPIKEGMIIDTNSERLVNYRKIRLEQLLSDHNADCVAPCVMTCPANVDIQSYLRHVGNGNFEAAIRTIKENNPFPLVCGRVCPHPCEAQCRRNLVDSPVAINYVKRFAADWDMSRENPWMPSKSVDTGKKIAIIGAGPSGLSAAYYSAIKGHDVTVFERQSHAGGMMRYGIPEYRLPKATLDKEIDTMKKLGVKIMTGKALGTHLHLEDLHKDFDAVYLAIGSWQATPMHIEGENLDGVWLGIQYLEQEINGSNPKPDGNVIVIGGGNTAIDCTRTALRRGAKSVKLIYRRTQEQMPAEPYEVEEALKEGVEMLFLMAPTKIESENGRKKLHCIKMMLGEPDRSGRRRPVPIEGSDVEIEADTIIGAIGQSTNTQFLYNDLPVKLNKWGNIDISGKTQQTSESNIFAGGDCVTGPATVIQAVAAGRHAAEAMDCYLTKGYVKEQNTDYSCSRGSMEDLPQWEFEEKPKIPRSKMPSISIEERNHNFNEVELGLIEKTAREEANRCLRCGCTERFSCDLRKEATAHGIEYKDPAYERPFIPIVDDHPFIVRNHNKCISCGRCIAACAEIEGPDVLSFYMKNGRQIVGTKSGLPLQETDCVSCGQCVNACPCGALDYRRERGRVFRAINDPNKTVVAFVAPAVRSLITKQYGVPFEKASGFMAGLLKKMKFDKVFDFTFAADLTIVEETTEFLTRVEKNGVMPQFTSCCPGWVNFVEKRYPEIIPHLSSCKSPQMMMGATVKNHFSKISGIDKENLYVVSIVPCLAKKHEAARPEFAPEGIRDVDAVLTTSEMIEMVNLANIDTNDIVPQEFDDPYRQVTGAGILFGASGGVAEAALRMAVEKLTGKALTDHLDFEEIRGFEGVKEATVDANGTKVRVAVISGLHNAEPIVEKIIQGVDVGYDLIEVMACPGGCICGAGHPVPEKIDALEKRQQTLVNIDKISKYRKSQENPDILRLYEEFYGEANSHLAHKLLHTHYTPRRGDNACAMVSVRKKADSAFVTQEYTVCMCDSCKSKGAKELYDQLSETIKQLKMDPFIKVNTIRLKETHAGEGIYVTLNGKMIEDPHLDNILKK
- a CDS encoding amino acid permease; this translates as MKKTEKGLSALQLAMMALGTVIGGSFFLGSSVAIHAAGPSILLGFIYGGMLVYFILYALSEMTVANPDSGSFRTFAADAFGPGAGFVVGWVYWTGMILAMSSEATAVSILVRVWAPTIPIAILGSAIISGVTLLNLLGANRLSKLESGLAAVKLAAIVSFIIIALLLIVGAFPGNKAIGAGELANENFMPGGITGLAGSMLIVMFSYAGFEIIGLASSEAENPKTSIPKAIRYTVISLVALYIISVGILLPLIPTVDINENTSPIVAALNRHGIDWAGNALNIVLITAILSTMLAAMFGLGRMMRSLADEGHAPEWLKNKTDVPYRGILASGVAMLIALGFGLLFPRVYLFLISSGGFAILFSYAVIMATHIKFRKKNGCPDGKCQMWGFPYTSVFVLLSLIAAIISMPFVKGQASGLIAGSIIVVFYTLSYAILRVFKQTRTINKKVLYKRAPRFQTEQSKEIADKDNNDNDQ
- a CDS encoding Crp/Fnr family transcriptional regulator; translated protein: MKDDKTRLSRVSLFRGIDFADLDVVIRCLNAKKAAYKKKDIILMEGQSVSSVGIVLSGNVQVIKEDFMGNRNILAEIPAGSLFAETFACVQTPDLPVSVICSADCEVLWIDFRRIISTCSNACIFHTKLIENMLMILASKNILLNQKIEHISKRTTREKLLSYLSDESYKQGKNEFDIPYNRQQLADYLCVDRSALSSELCKLQNEGILQFHLNHFILIQ
- a CDS encoding 4Fe-4S binding protein; its protein translation is MLRKVIKIDEERCNGCGLCANACHEGAIAVINGKAKLMRDDYCDGLGNCLPVCPTGAISFEEREALPFNEKAVAARLNVNKGGCPGSMAKALNRQNIPEIIEEKNAPESRLMQWPIQIKLVPVNAPYFDGANLLVAADCTAFSYGNFHEKFIKNHITLIGCPKLDQGDYAEKLTEIIKNNNIKSIKVVRMEVPCCGGIENAVKQAIINSGKMIPWQVIVISIEGKIIEE